From Gemmatimonadales bacterium, the proteins below share one genomic window:
- a CDS encoding cytochrome b/b6 domain-containing protein yields MTVKRHHWIVRFTHWVNGVLLVGMIASGLQIYLVLLGALSLLTGWAIWKPVQLGWLTSLFGGYELARYWHFLTVWIFVGFILVHVALVFLVDPASMRAIVTGWYRGRFPSHGA; encoded by the coding sequence ATGACAGTCAAACGCCACCACTGGATCGTCCGCTTCACGCACTGGGTGAACGGCGTGCTTCTCGTCGGCATGATCGCGAGCGGGCTCCAGATCTACCTCGTGCTGCTCGGCGCGCTGTCGCTTCTGACGGGGTGGGCGATCTGGAAACCCGTCCAGCTCGGCTGGCTGACTTCACTGTTCGGCGGCTACGAGCTGGCGCGCTACTGGCATTTCCTAACGGTCTGGATCTTCGTCGGCTTCATACTCGTGCACGTTGCGCTGGTCTTCCTGGTGGATCCCGCGTCGATGCGGGCGATCGTCACGGGATGGTACAGGGGGAGGTTTCCGAGCCATGGAGCGTGA
- a CDS encoding molybdopterin-dependent oxidoreductase encodes MLAAAAGASSVLSACGWDGGPFAKHLAGFSGFNDWVSARLLSDRLAREYPVAKRTPERDFPAYFVSRGMPMLADPAAWRLEVTGLVMRPASLTLEQVMAFPRLTYTVKHHCVEGWSAIATWSGVPLRALADRVEPLSAARYVMFRSFDSGYSNGWDLASAMHPQTILAYAYNGRRLRPDHGAPLRLYSPTKLGYKNTKYLLSVEFTDQRPGGYWEDRGYPWFGGV; translated from the coding sequence GTGCTCGCCGCCGCCGCCGGCGCATCGTCGGTGTTGAGCGCCTGTGGCTGGGACGGCGGGCCGTTCGCGAAGCACCTCGCCGGCTTCTCCGGCTTCAACGACTGGGTATCGGCGCGGCTGCTCAGCGATCGGCTCGCGCGCGAGTACCCGGTCGCGAAGCGCACCCCCGAGCGCGACTTTCCGGCGTACTTCGTCAGCCGAGGCATGCCGATGCTCGCCGACCCGGCGGCGTGGCGCCTCGAGGTGACGGGGCTCGTTATGCGGCCGGCCTCGCTCACGCTCGAGCAGGTAATGGCGTTCCCGCGGCTCACCTACACCGTCAAGCATCACTGCGTAGAAGGCTGGAGCGCGATCGCGACCTGGAGCGGCGTGCCACTCCGCGCTCTGGCCGACCGCGTCGAGCCGCTGTCCGCCGCCCGGTACGTGATGTTCCGCTCGTTCGACAGCGGGTACTCCAACGGCTGGGACCTGGCGTCCGCGATGCACCCGCAGACCATCCTCGCCTACGCATACAACGGTCGCCGCCTCAGGCCCGATCACGGCGCGCCGCTCCGCCTCTACTCGCCGACCAAGCTCGGCTACAAGAACACCAAGTACCTGCTCTCGGTGGAGTTCACTGACCAACGGCCCGGAGGCTACTGGGAGGACCGGGGCTACCCCTGGTTCGGCGGGGTGTAG